A DNA window from Drosophila virilis strain 15010-1051.87 chromosome 4, Dvir_AGI_RSII-ME, whole genome shotgun sequence contains the following coding sequences:
- the Gal gene encoding beta-galactosidase isoform X2, which produces MSVNGGPRGGKLRCTRKRTLAMIGGVLILIIALTVGLCVGLSGDGNGVSEDVPVFSIDHQANTFLLNGQPFRYVSGSFHYFRALPDAWRNRLRTMRAAGLNALDTYVEWSLHNPHDGVYNWEGIADVVKFLEIAQEEDFYIILRPGPYICAERDNGGLPHWLFTKYPDIKVRTNDPNYIAEVGKWYEQLMPRLKHLFIGNGGKIIMVQVENEYGAFNACDHDYLNWLRDETDKYVENKALMFTVDIPNERMHCGKIDNVFATTDFGIDRVYEIDNIWKLLRGVQPTGPLVNSEFYPGWLTHWQETNQRRDGQVVANALKTILSYNASVNLYMFFGGTNFGFTAGANYDLDGSVGYTADITSYDYDAVMDEAGGVTQKYELVKQVIGEVLELPDINLNPAKRLAYGKVELTPALELLSAEGRAALSKGTPVTSDKPKSFEELDQYSGLLLYETTLPSFDLDPTLLQVDDLRDRAHVFVDQQLVGTLSREARIYALPLSKGWGSTLQLLVENQGRVNYDRANDTKGIFGQVTLQLHNGGALPLDNWTTTGYPLEAYTVEAWRQRQTEMNTALAPSIAQQRLLRSGPILYTGSFQVTEVGDTYLNVAGWGKGVAYVNGFNLGRYWPLAGPQITLYVPNELLKVGQNSLVLLEYQRCNKTLNGAELPAVQFDAVAQLDGQSGEAQK; this is translated from the exons ATGAGTGTCAACGGCGGCCCGCGCGGTGGCAAATTGCGCTGCACACGCAAGCGAACATTGGCCATGATCGGCGgtgttttaattttgataatcgCCCTGACTGTCGGCCTTTGTGTGGGTCTCAGCGGGGACGGGAACGGCGTCAGCGAG GACGTGCCCGTCTTTAGCATTGATCACCAGGCAAATACATTTCTATTAAATGGACAACCATTTCGTTATGTCTCCGGATCGTTTCACTATTTTCGAGCTCTGCCCGATGCTTGGCGAAATCGTTTGCGCACCATGCGAGCGGCTGGTCTCAATGCATTGGATAC TTACGTTGAGTGGTCCCTGCACAATCCACACGATGGCGTATACAACTGGGAGGGCATAGCCGATGTGGTTAAGTTTCTGGAAATAGCCCAAGAGGAGGACTTCTATATTATACTACGACCCGGACCCTACATCTGCGCCGAGCGAGATAAT GGTGGCCTGCCCCACTGGCTGTTTACCAAATATCCGGACATCAAAGTGCGCACAAACGATCCCAACTATATAGCGGAGGTGGGCAAATGGTATGAGCAGCTAATGCCACGTCTGAAGCATTTGTTCATCGGCAACGGCGGCAAGATCATTATGGTACAGGTTGAGAATGAATACGGCGCGTTCAACGCCTGCGATCATGACTATTTGAACTGGTTGCGCGATGAGACCGATAAATATGTGGAAAACAAAGCGCTTATGTTCACCGTGGATATACCCAATGAACGGATGCACTGCGGCAAAATAGACAATGTATTCGCTACCACAGACTTTGGCATCGACCGCG TTTACGAGATCGATAATATTTGGAAATTGCTGCGCGGTGTACAGCCCACAGGACCGCTGGTCAACTCGGAGTTCTATCCTGGCTGGCTGACCCATTGGCAAGAGACGAATCAGCGACGCGACGGTCAGGTGGTGGCCAACGCCTTGAA GACCATACTCAGCTACAATGCCAGCGTTAATCTGTACATGTTCTTTGGCGGCACCAATTTTGGTTTTACGGCCGGCGCCAATTATGATCTGGATGGCAGCGTTGGCTATACGGCGGATATAACCAGCTATGACTACGACGCCGTGATGGACGAGGCGGGCGGTGTGACCCAGAAATATGAGCTGGTCAAGCAGGTGATAGGCGAAGTGCTTGAACTGCCCGACATTAATCTGAATCCCGCCAAGCGTTTGGCCTATGGCAAAGTGGAGCTGACGCCCGCTTTGGAGCTGCTTTCGGCGGAGGGACGTGCCGCCCTCTCCAAGGGCACACCGGTGACATCTGATAAGCCCAAATCATTTGAGGAACTGGATCAGTATTCAGGCCTGCTGCTCTACGAGACAACGCTGCCCAGCTTCGATCTGGATCCAACACTGCTGCAGGTGGACGACCTGCGCGATCGGGCTCATGTATTTGTGGACCAGCAGCTGGTGGGCACGCTGTCGAGGGAGGCGCGCATCTATGCGCTGCCACTAAGCAAAGGCTGGGGCAGCACACTGCAGCTGCTCGTCGAGAACCAGGGACGCGTCAATTATGATCGCGCCAATGATACCAAAGGCATATTTGGGCAGGTAacgctgcagctgcacaatGGCGGTGCTCTGCCGCTGGACAACTGGACAACCACGGGCTATCCGCTGGAGGCGTACACCGTAGAGGCATGGCGCCAGAGGCAAACAGAGATGAACACTGCCCTGGCGCCGTCCATTGCCCAGCAGCGTTTGCTGCGCTCTGGACCCATTCTGTATACGGGCAGCTTTCAGGTGACCGAGGTGGGCGACACCTATCTGAATGTCGCCGGCTGGGGCAAGGGTGTGGCCTATGTGAATGGCTTCAATTTGGGACGCTACTGGCCACTGGCCGGGCCACAAATAACACTCTATGTGCCCAACGAGCTGCTCAAAGTGGGCCAAAACTCATTGGTGCTGCTCGAGTATCAACGTTGCAATAAAACCCTCAACGGTGCGGAGCTGCCGGCCGTGCAGTTCGATGCAGTTGCTCAGCTAGACGGTCAGTCCGGTGAGGCGCAAAAGTAG
- the Gal gene encoding beta-galactosidase isoform X1 — MSVNGGPRGGKLRCTRKRTLAMIGGVLILIIALTVGLCVGLSGDGNGVSEQQDVPVFSIDHQANTFLLNGQPFRYVSGSFHYFRALPDAWRNRLRTMRAAGLNALDTYVEWSLHNPHDGVYNWEGIADVVKFLEIAQEEDFYIILRPGPYICAERDNGGLPHWLFTKYPDIKVRTNDPNYIAEVGKWYEQLMPRLKHLFIGNGGKIIMVQVENEYGAFNACDHDYLNWLRDETDKYVENKALMFTVDIPNERMHCGKIDNVFATTDFGIDRVYEIDNIWKLLRGVQPTGPLVNSEFYPGWLTHWQETNQRRDGQVVANALKTILSYNASVNLYMFFGGTNFGFTAGANYDLDGSVGYTADITSYDYDAVMDEAGGVTQKYELVKQVIGEVLELPDINLNPAKRLAYGKVELTPALELLSAEGRAALSKGTPVTSDKPKSFEELDQYSGLLLYETTLPSFDLDPTLLQVDDLRDRAHVFVDQQLVGTLSREARIYALPLSKGWGSTLQLLVENQGRVNYDRANDTKGIFGQVTLQLHNGGALPLDNWTTTGYPLEAYTVEAWRQRQTEMNTALAPSIAQQRLLRSGPILYTGSFQVTEVGDTYLNVAGWGKGVAYVNGFNLGRYWPLAGPQITLYVPNELLKVGQNSLVLLEYQRCNKTLNGAELPAVQFDAVAQLDGQSGEAQK, encoded by the exons ATGAGTGTCAACGGCGGCCCGCGCGGTGGCAAATTGCGCTGCACACGCAAGCGAACATTGGCCATGATCGGCGgtgttttaattttgataatcgCCCTGACTGTCGGCCTTTGTGTGGGTCTCAGCGGGGACGGGAACGGCGTCAGCGAG CAACAGGACGTGCCCGTCTTTAGCATTGATCACCAGGCAAATACATTTCTATTAAATGGACAACCATTTCGTTATGTCTCCGGATCGTTTCACTATTTTCGAGCTCTGCCCGATGCTTGGCGAAATCGTTTGCGCACCATGCGAGCGGCTGGTCTCAATGCATTGGATAC TTACGTTGAGTGGTCCCTGCACAATCCACACGATGGCGTATACAACTGGGAGGGCATAGCCGATGTGGTTAAGTTTCTGGAAATAGCCCAAGAGGAGGACTTCTATATTATACTACGACCCGGACCCTACATCTGCGCCGAGCGAGATAAT GGTGGCCTGCCCCACTGGCTGTTTACCAAATATCCGGACATCAAAGTGCGCACAAACGATCCCAACTATATAGCGGAGGTGGGCAAATGGTATGAGCAGCTAATGCCACGTCTGAAGCATTTGTTCATCGGCAACGGCGGCAAGATCATTATGGTACAGGTTGAGAATGAATACGGCGCGTTCAACGCCTGCGATCATGACTATTTGAACTGGTTGCGCGATGAGACCGATAAATATGTGGAAAACAAAGCGCTTATGTTCACCGTGGATATACCCAATGAACGGATGCACTGCGGCAAAATAGACAATGTATTCGCTACCACAGACTTTGGCATCGACCGCG TTTACGAGATCGATAATATTTGGAAATTGCTGCGCGGTGTACAGCCCACAGGACCGCTGGTCAACTCGGAGTTCTATCCTGGCTGGCTGACCCATTGGCAAGAGACGAATCAGCGACGCGACGGTCAGGTGGTGGCCAACGCCTTGAA GACCATACTCAGCTACAATGCCAGCGTTAATCTGTACATGTTCTTTGGCGGCACCAATTTTGGTTTTACGGCCGGCGCCAATTATGATCTGGATGGCAGCGTTGGCTATACGGCGGATATAACCAGCTATGACTACGACGCCGTGATGGACGAGGCGGGCGGTGTGACCCAGAAATATGAGCTGGTCAAGCAGGTGATAGGCGAAGTGCTTGAACTGCCCGACATTAATCTGAATCCCGCCAAGCGTTTGGCCTATGGCAAAGTGGAGCTGACGCCCGCTTTGGAGCTGCTTTCGGCGGAGGGACGTGCCGCCCTCTCCAAGGGCACACCGGTGACATCTGATAAGCCCAAATCATTTGAGGAACTGGATCAGTATTCAGGCCTGCTGCTCTACGAGACAACGCTGCCCAGCTTCGATCTGGATCCAACACTGCTGCAGGTGGACGACCTGCGCGATCGGGCTCATGTATTTGTGGACCAGCAGCTGGTGGGCACGCTGTCGAGGGAGGCGCGCATCTATGCGCTGCCACTAAGCAAAGGCTGGGGCAGCACACTGCAGCTGCTCGTCGAGAACCAGGGACGCGTCAATTATGATCGCGCCAATGATACCAAAGGCATATTTGGGCAGGTAacgctgcagctgcacaatGGCGGTGCTCTGCCGCTGGACAACTGGACAACCACGGGCTATCCGCTGGAGGCGTACACCGTAGAGGCATGGCGCCAGAGGCAAACAGAGATGAACACTGCCCTGGCGCCGTCCATTGCCCAGCAGCGTTTGCTGCGCTCTGGACCCATTCTGTATACGGGCAGCTTTCAGGTGACCGAGGTGGGCGACACCTATCTGAATGTCGCCGGCTGGGGCAAGGGTGTGGCCTATGTGAATGGCTTCAATTTGGGACGCTACTGGCCACTGGCCGGGCCACAAATAACACTCTATGTGCCCAACGAGCTGCTCAAAGTGGGCCAAAACTCATTGGTGCTGCTCGAGTATCAACGTTGCAATAAAACCCTCAACGGTGCGGAGCTGCCGGCCGTGCAGTTCGATGCAGTTGCTCAGCTAGACGGTCAGTCCGGTGAGGCGCAAAAGTAG
- the Tsp26A gene encoding tetraspanin-17 isoform X2 gives MPAVRKYRRETSEISCCLKYLLFTSNVLIWLTALLVLAIGIWAWMEKDMFRNISKLTFIALDPAFVLIILGSITFMLGFMGSVGALRENTCLLGAYAIFLSVLLLSEIGFCGLAFVLKDKGWIKDQATEGLRAFIKHYREDPDQQNLIDWIQEDWLQCCGIDGPKDWDSNNYFNCSSIAIGSREACGVPFSCCRRRPQEVIKNKQCGYDVRKEGYGMELSKIIYEKGCVQAGEEWIEHNLIIISTAAIGVMFFQILGICFAQNLRADIYTQKSKWH, from the exons ATGCCCGCAGTGCGCAAATATCGTCGCGAAACAAGTGAAATCAGTTGCTGCCTCAAATATTTGCTCTTCACCAGCAATGTACTTATCTGGCTGACAGCACTTCTTGTGCTCGCCATTGGCATTTGGGCCTGGATGGAAAAGGATATGTTCCGTAATATCAGCAAGCTCACCTTTATCGCACTCGATCCCGCTTTTGTGCTCATCATATTGGGCAGCATCACCTTTATGCTGGGCTTTATGGGCAGCGTGGGTGCACTGCGCGAAAATACCTGCCTCTTGGGCGCC TATGCCATATTCTTAAGCGTGCTGCTACTGAGTGAGATTGGCTTTTGCGGGCTGGCGTTTGTGCTCAAGGACAAAGGCTGG ATCAAAGATCAGGCCACCGAGGGCCTGCGAGCTTTTATCAAACACTACCGCGAGGATCCCGATCAGCAGAATCTTATAGATTGGATACAGGAGGATTGGCTGCAGTGTTGCGGCATTGATGGGCCCAAGGATTGGGATAGcaataattatttcaattgcTCCTCGATAGCAATCGGCAGCCGCGAGGCGTGTGGTGTGCCCTTCTCCTGCTGTCGCCGGCGACCGCAGGAGGTTATCAAGAACAAGCAATGCGGCTACGATGTGCGCAAGGAGGGCTAT GGCATGGAGCTGTCCAAgattatttatgaaaaagGCTGCGTCCAGGCTGGCGAAGAATGGATTgagcataatttaattatcattTCCACGGCAGCTATCGGTGTTATGTTTTTTCAG ATTCTGGGCATTTGCTTTGCGCAAAACCTACGCGCCGATATCTATACACAAAAATCCAAATGGCACTGA
- the Tsp26A gene encoding tetraspanin-17 isoform X1: MPAVRKYRRETSEISCCLKYLLFTSNVLIWLTALLVLAIGIWAWMEKDMFRNISKLTFIALDPAFVLIILGSITFMLGFMGSVGALRENTCLLGAYAIFLSVLLLSEIGFCGLAFVLKDKGWIKDQATEGLRAFIKHYREDPDQQNLIDWIQEDWLQCCGIDGPKDWDSNNYFNCSSIAIGSREACGVPFSCCRRRPQEVIKNKQCGYDVRKEGYPVDRNIHERGCLRAGEDWLETNLIGVAASCVALLITQGMELSKIIYEKGCVQAGEEWIEHNLIIISTAAIGVMFFQILGICFAQNLRADIYTQKSKWH, encoded by the exons ATGCCCGCAGTGCGCAAATATCGTCGCGAAACAAGTGAAATCAGTTGCTGCCTCAAATATTTGCTCTTCACCAGCAATGTACTTATCTGGCTGACAGCACTTCTTGTGCTCGCCATTGGCATTTGGGCCTGGATGGAAAAGGATATGTTCCGTAATATCAGCAAGCTCACCTTTATCGCACTCGATCCCGCTTTTGTGCTCATCATATTGGGCAGCATCACCTTTATGCTGGGCTTTATGGGCAGCGTGGGTGCACTGCGCGAAAATACCTGCCTCTTGGGCGCC TATGCCATATTCTTAAGCGTGCTGCTACTGAGTGAGATTGGCTTTTGCGGGCTGGCGTTTGTGCTCAAGGACAAAGGCTGG ATCAAAGATCAGGCCACCGAGGGCCTGCGAGCTTTTATCAAACACTACCGCGAGGATCCCGATCAGCAGAATCTTATAGATTGGATACAGGAGGATTGGCTGCAGTGTTGCGGCATTGATGGGCCCAAGGATTGGGATAGcaataattatttcaattgcTCCTCGATAGCAATCGGCAGCCGCGAGGCGTGTGGTGTGCCCTTCTCCTGCTGTCGCCGGCGACCGCAGGAGGTTATCAAGAACAAGCAATGCGGCTACGATGTGCGCAAGGAGGGCTAT CCAGTGGATAGAAATATACACGAGCGTGGTTGCTTGCGCGCTGGAGAGGATTGGCTGGAGACGAATCTAATAGGCGTGGCTGCCTCCTGTGTAGCCCTGCTCATCACGCAG GGCATGGAGCTGTCCAAgattatttatgaaaaagGCTGCGTCCAGGCTGGCGAAGAATGGATTgagcataatttaattatcattTCCACGGCAGCTATCGGTGTTATGTTTTTTCAG ATTCTGGGCATTTGCTTTGCGCAAAACCTACGCGCCGATATCTATACACAAAAATCCAAATGGCACTGA
- the Tsp26A gene encoding tetraspanin-17 isoform X4 produces MPAVRKYRRETSEISCCLKYLLFTSNVLIWLTALLVLAIGIWAWMEKDMFRNISKLTFIALDPAFVLIILGSITFMLGFMGSVGALRENTCLLGAYAIFLSVLLLSEIGFCGLAFVLKDKGWIKDQATEGLRAFIKHYREDPDQQNLIDWIQEDWLQCCGIDGPKDWDSNNYFNCSSIAIGSREACGVPFSCCRRRPQEVIKNKQCGYDVRKEGYILGICFAQNLRADIYTQKSKWH; encoded by the exons ATGCCCGCAGTGCGCAAATATCGTCGCGAAACAAGTGAAATCAGTTGCTGCCTCAAATATTTGCTCTTCACCAGCAATGTACTTATCTGGCTGACAGCACTTCTTGTGCTCGCCATTGGCATTTGGGCCTGGATGGAAAAGGATATGTTCCGTAATATCAGCAAGCTCACCTTTATCGCACTCGATCCCGCTTTTGTGCTCATCATATTGGGCAGCATCACCTTTATGCTGGGCTTTATGGGCAGCGTGGGTGCACTGCGCGAAAATACCTGCCTCTTGGGCGCC TATGCCATATTCTTAAGCGTGCTGCTACTGAGTGAGATTGGCTTTTGCGGGCTGGCGTTTGTGCTCAAGGACAAAGGCTGG ATCAAAGATCAGGCCACCGAGGGCCTGCGAGCTTTTATCAAACACTACCGCGAGGATCCCGATCAGCAGAATCTTATAGATTGGATACAGGAGGATTGGCTGCAGTGTTGCGGCATTGATGGGCCCAAGGATTGGGATAGcaataattatttcaattgcTCCTCGATAGCAATCGGCAGCCGCGAGGCGTGTGGTGTGCCCTTCTCCTGCTGTCGCCGGCGACCGCAGGAGGTTATCAAGAACAAGCAATGCGGCTACGATGTGCGCAAGGAGGGCTAT ATTCTGGGCATTTGCTTTGCGCAAAACCTACGCGCCGATATCTATACACAAAAATCCAAATGGCACTGA
- the Tsp26A gene encoding tetraspanin-17 isoform X3, whose translation MPAVRKYRRETSEISCCLKYLLFTSNVLIWLTALLVLAIGIWAWMEKDMFRNISKLTFIALDPAFVLIILGSITFMLGFMGSVGALRENTCLLGAYAIFLSVLLLSEIGFCGLAFVLKDKGWIKDQATEGLRAFIKHYREDPDQQNLIDWIQEDWLQCCGIDGPKDWDSNNYFNCSSIAIGSREACGVPFSCCRRRPQEVIKNKQCGYDVRKEGYPVDRNIHERGCLRAGEDWLETNLIGVAASCVALLITQILGICFAQNLRADIYTQKSKWH comes from the exons ATGCCCGCAGTGCGCAAATATCGTCGCGAAACAAGTGAAATCAGTTGCTGCCTCAAATATTTGCTCTTCACCAGCAATGTACTTATCTGGCTGACAGCACTTCTTGTGCTCGCCATTGGCATTTGGGCCTGGATGGAAAAGGATATGTTCCGTAATATCAGCAAGCTCACCTTTATCGCACTCGATCCCGCTTTTGTGCTCATCATATTGGGCAGCATCACCTTTATGCTGGGCTTTATGGGCAGCGTGGGTGCACTGCGCGAAAATACCTGCCTCTTGGGCGCC TATGCCATATTCTTAAGCGTGCTGCTACTGAGTGAGATTGGCTTTTGCGGGCTGGCGTTTGTGCTCAAGGACAAAGGCTGG ATCAAAGATCAGGCCACCGAGGGCCTGCGAGCTTTTATCAAACACTACCGCGAGGATCCCGATCAGCAGAATCTTATAGATTGGATACAGGAGGATTGGCTGCAGTGTTGCGGCATTGATGGGCCCAAGGATTGGGATAGcaataattatttcaattgcTCCTCGATAGCAATCGGCAGCCGCGAGGCGTGTGGTGTGCCCTTCTCCTGCTGTCGCCGGCGACCGCAGGAGGTTATCAAGAACAAGCAATGCGGCTACGATGTGCGCAAGGAGGGCTAT CCAGTGGATAGAAATATACACGAGCGTGGTTGCTTGCGCGCTGGAGAGGATTGGCTGGAGACGAATCTAATAGGCGTGGCTGCCTCCTGTGTAGCCCTGCTCATCACGCAG ATTCTGGGCATTTGCTTTGCGCAAAACCTACGCGCCGATATCTATACACAAAAATCCAAATGGCACTGA